AGCCTGTGTTGGCCGATTTCTTTTGTGTAGGGCGAGCAGTCTGCTCGCCCTACCTGCTTGGTGACGATGATTAAATACAGTGATCTTTTCTTGAAGCCTGGAGACGATAAGCGGCTCTGCCGCTCATTATTGCGGTAAGCCTCCGGCTTACCGTCGCACGCCTTCAACCCCCTCTTTCCTTACTTCGCGTCCTGCACGTACTTGTTAAAGAAAGTAATCATCTCGTAGAGCACATCTTCGATGGACTCCCGCGCCTGATAGCCATGGGCCTCAAACGGGAGTTGCACGTAACGAACGGTCCCGCCGTTTCCCTTGATAGCGGCGTACATGCGCTCGGACTGGATCGGGAAAGTGCCCGAGTTGTTGTCGGCCATGCCGTGGATCAGGAGGATAGGGTCCTTGATGTTGTTGGCATAGACGAAGGGTGAAACCTTGAAGTACATCTCCGGGGCTTCCCAGAAGTTGCGCCGTTCACTTTGAAAACCGAATGGAGTCAGGGTCCGGTTGTAAGCCCCACTGCGGGCAATCCCCGCCTTAAACAGCCGGGAGTGCGCCAGGAGGTTGGCCGTCATGAAGGCCCCGTAGCTGTGTCCTCCCACCCCGACGCGATTGCGGTCTGTGACCCCCATCTCGACGGCCTTGTCGATGGCCGCCTGAGCACTCGCCACGATTTGCTCGATATAAGTATTATTCATCGTTTCAGGATCACCGATGACGGGCATGGTGGCGCCATCGAGCACGGCATATCCCTGCGTCAGGAAAAACAGGTGGGTGTAGCCCACAAAGATTGAAAAACGATTCGCGGACCCGGACACTTGCCCCGCCGTCGCGGGATCGTTGTATTCGAGCGGGTACGCCCATACGACGGTCGGCAATCGGGTGCCTTCCTTGTAGCCCGCCGGCAGATAAAGCGTGAAGGAAAGCTCCACGCCATCGTTGCGTTTATATTTGACAAGCTGTTTCTTGATCCCCAGCAACTGGGGGGTGGGGTCGGGAAAGTGAGTGAACGCTTTTTTGTCATTGCCTTGCGCGGTGTGGACAAAAAAGTTCGGCGCCTCAGAAGGGGATTCGTAGCGGGTCAGGAATTTGCCCGCATCCGGAGTGAGTACGGAGACCACCGATTCGTAGCTCTTCTCATCGCACCGGAACAGCCGCTCCGCTTTCAAGGTCTTCAGATCAAACCGGTCCAGGAAAGGCCGGTCACCTCCCGGAGAAGCGCCGGCGCCGCTGAGGAAAATGGAATCCCCTTCCTGCATCAGGACGGGACGACCGCTCGGGAGCATGCGCATCACAGGTTCACCGGGGTCTTTATAGCGGTCCTGAATGGACCGGTCCCAGACCAGTTTCGGGGTTTCCGCCGGATGGTCGGCATCAAGCATGAAGGTGCGAACCCAGCGGCGATTCCGGTCGTAATCGCTCAAGAAGAGCAGTCCTCCCTTCTCGCCCCAAACCAGCCCGCGAGATCTGGGCCCTCCGCCTCCCCCAAATCGTTGCGTCAGTTTAATCACCTCTGTGGGTTGGTCCTTGAAGGGAGCCCGGAGCATCAGGACGCGGTCTCGAAACTCCGCCTTGATCTTCGGATTGCCCCCGTCCATCGCCTCCACCCAGACCAGCGTGGCCGGTTCATTCGGCCTCCATTGATCATTGCGGGGTCCAACGGGAACGCCATCGACAGGGATTTGATCCTCGAGGGGACGATCGACCAGCTTGAACACGACTTGCCCAGCCCGGTTCCACACCACAATCTCCTTCGGCAAATCGCCAGCCGGGAACAGGTAGGAATAAGGCCTGTGAGTGCGCGTCACGGCGAACATTTTCCCGTCCGGCGAGATCGAGACATTGGCGAACAGCCCCGGCTTGCCCAACGGCGTGGCCTTCCCCGAGGCCACGTCCAAAAGAGCGACCTGCGACGTGCAGTAATAATCGAAGAGGTCCTCATCATGCGGACTTTGGAGCAGGTCTTCGTAGGTGCGAATGGGGGCGGCCTTGCCGGAACTTTCCTGAACGATGGGCCCTTGCGGAACTGCCGGTTCCTCAGGTGGTTTACCTC
This genomic stretch from Terriglobia bacterium harbors:
- a CDS encoding prolyl oligopeptidase family serine peptidase gives rise to the protein MTRCNPSKRSSILIASLALLMLLLLAGAAYAVDVYQKPPKEVLDVLNAPPTPTLLVSPAKDRVLLVTTLRYPPISDLSQPMLRIAGLRLNPKTNGPHHPTRHVAYTLKWIDTGKEIKIAVPPNAYLSMPEWSGDGRHFAFSNTTPDGIDLWVGDGATGAVHKMAGITLNAAYGDPIQWMPDNKALLVLTIPAGRGKPPEEPAVPQGPIVQESSGKAAPIRTYEDLLQSPHDEDLFDYYCTSQVALLDVASGKATPLGKPGLFANVSISPDGKMFAVTRTHRPYSYLFPAGDLPKEIVVWNRAGQVVFKLVDRPLEDQIPVDGVPVGPRNDQWRPNEPATLVWVEAMDGGNPKIKAEFRDRVLMLRAPFKDQPTEVIKLTQRFGGGGGPRSRGLVWGEKGGLLFLSDYDRNRRWVRTFMLDADHPAETPKLVWDRSIQDRYKDPGEPVMRMLPSGRPVLMQEGDSIFLSGAGASPGGDRPFLDRFDLKTLKAERLFRCDEKSYESVVSVLTPDAGKFLTRYESPSEAPNFFVHTAQGNDKKAFTHFPDPTPQLLGIKKQLVKYKRNDGVELSFTLYLPAGYKEGTRLPTVVWAYPLEYNDPATAGQVSGSANRFSIFVGYTHLFFLTQGYAVLDGATMPVIGDPETMNNTYIEQIVASAQAAIDKAVEMGVTDRNRVGVGGHSYGAFMTANLLAHSRLFKAGIARSGAYNRTLTPFGFQSERRNFWEAPEMYFKVSPFVYANNIKDPILLIHGMADNNSGTFPIQSERMYAAIKGNGGTVRYVQLPFEAHGYQARESIEDVLYEMITFFNKYVQDAK